A part of Rattus rattus isolate New Zealand chromosome 6, Rrattus_CSIRO_v1, whole genome shotgun sequence genomic DNA contains:
- the LOC116902761 gene encoding lithostathine-2-like — MAQNKVHLNLFLCLMLLSYHQGQAAEEDLPLVEKDLPSPKISCPEGANAYDSYCYIFVKERLTWVKADLFCKIMISGNLVSILSQAENNFVASLVKESGTSDTNVWTGLHDPENNRRWHWSSGALFLFKSWATGAPSSANRGYCVSLTSNTAYKKWKDENCESQYSFVCKFKS; from the exons ATGGCTCAGAACAAAGTACACCTCAACCTGTTCTTATGCCTGATGCTCCTGTCATATCACCAGG GCCAAGCGGCAGAAGAAGACTTGCCTTTAGTTGAAAAAGACCTTCCTTCTCCCAAAATCAGCTGCCCAGAGGGTGCCAATGCCTATGATTCCTACTGCTACATCTTCGTTAAAGAACGTTTGACTTGGGTGAAGGCCGAT CTATTTTGCAAGATCATGATTTCAGGCAACCTGGTGTCGATACTCAGccaggctgaaaacaactttgtGGCCTCACTGGTTAAGGAGAGTGGAACTTCAGATACCAATGTCTGGACTGGACTTCATGACCCCGAAAAT AACCGTCGTTGGCACTGGAGTAGTGGCGCTCTATTTCTCTTCAAGTCATGGGCCACTGGAGCTCCAAGCAGTGCTAATCGTGGTTATTGTGTATCACTGACTTCAAACACAG CATACAAGAAATGGAAGGATGAAAACTGTGAGTCACAGTACTCCTTTGTCTGCAAGTTCAAAAGCTAA